Proteins from a genomic interval of Lolium perenne isolate Kyuss_39 chromosome 1, Kyuss_2.0, whole genome shotgun sequence:
- the LOC127313432 gene encoding uncharacterized protein, which yields MSRDIDEGSASAAAGGEGGGGAGDEAAVDSHENDLVMPGFRFHPTEEELIEFYLRRKVEGRRFNVELITFLDLYRFDPWELPAMAVIGEKEWFFYVPRDRKYRNGDRPNRVTASGYWKATGADRMIRGENSRPIGLKKTLVFYSGKAPKGVRSSWIMNEYRLPPPTTDADLFYKSEISLCRVYKRSGIDDGHGRPSSSNAQAASARPGTSRAIMEPAGRLVSSPSSAPLSPTQQSSFHGLLLGQGDCSTPLPPIMDQVAGRNASQLHPPPLPPPPPPRPCGYATAMSSTAVVAPAQNACTYSLMAMAEATMMGSSSMPGDELSRLVGHSQAYANHPDPGGHFFPTPPQPQMAPLGQLPLSPATVSDKLWDWIHPDTSASRDYDSSSFK from the exons ATGAGCAGAGACATCGACGAAGGTAGCGCTTCGGCCGCGgctggaggagaaggaggagggggagcgggcgacgaggcagccgtcGACTCGCACGAGAACGACCTGGTGATGCCGGGGTTCCGATTCCACCCGACGGAGGAGGAGCTGATCGAATTTTACCTCCGGCGCAAGGTAGAGGGACGGCGCTTCAACGTGGAGCTCATCACCTTCCTCGACCTCTACCGTTTCGACCCATGGGAGCTCCCCG CAATGGCGGTGATTGGGGAGAAGGAGTGGTTCTTCTACGTGCCTCGGGACCGCAAGTACCGGAACGGCGACCGGCCGAACCGGGTGACCGCGTCGGGGTACTGGAAGGCGACGGGGGCCGACAGGATGATCCGCGGCGAGAACAGCCGGCCGATCGGGCTCAAGAAGACGCTCGTCTTCTACTCCGGCAAGGCCCCCAAGGGCGTCCGCAGCAGCTGGATCATGAACGAGTACCGACTCCCGCCACCCACCACCGACGCCGATCTCTTCTACAAG TCGGAAATCTCGCTCTGCCGCGTGTACAAGCGCTCCGGCATAGACGACGGTCATGGACGGCCCTCCTCCAGCAACGCCCAAGCGGCCTCGGCGAGGCCGGGCACCTCACGCGCCATTATGGAGCCGGCCGGCCGGCTCGTGTCATCACCTTCGTCCGCGCCGCTGTCACCCACGCAGCAATCCAGCTTTCATGGCCTACTACTCGGCCAGGGCGACTGCTCGACGCCGCTGCCACCCATCATGGATCAGGTCGCCGGGCGCAATGCTTCTCAGTTGCATCCACCGCCCCtgccgccgccacctcctccgAGACCGTGTGGCTACGCGACGGCGATGAGCTCGACAGCTGTGGTTGCGCCGGCCCAGAACGCGTGCACGTACTCGCTCATGGCCATGGCAGAAGCAACCATGATGGGAAGCAGCTCCATGCCAGGAGACGAGCTTAGCAGGCTGGTGGGACACAGCCAGGCCTACGCTAACCACCCGGACCCGGGCGGCCACTTTTTCCCGACGCCGCCGCAGCCGCAGATGGCGCCCCTCGGCCAGCTTCCATTGTCACCCGCCACCGTCTCCGACAAGCTCTGGGATTGGATTCACCCCGACACCAGCGCCAGCAGGGACTACGACAGTTCTAGTTTTAAGTGA